Proteins encoded by one window of Nasonia vitripennis strain AsymCx chromosome 5, Nvit_psr_1.1, whole genome shotgun sequence:
- the LOC100123836 gene encoding E3 ubiquitin-protein ligase ARIH1-like, producing MDSDGEICYDEFNEQLDFGYEFYGNVIEKPEAAEYPYEVLSTEEIVEHMVDTIKKVNTVVRLPATTTRILLNHFKWDTETLVEKFYDEDQEKLFAEARVVSPFKKQPVINITCSLQNLTTKSNSDEEEECGVCFMTLPTDEMSGLECGHRFCTNCWREYFQTKIMGEGQGQKIPCAAHDCEILVDDATIMRLVEDPKVKLKYQHLITNSFVVCNRLLKWCRTADCNHAIKVQYVESKPVTCKCNNTFCFSCGEDWHDPITCDLLRKWIKKCNDDSETSNWFAANTKECINCKTKIEKNGGCNRIVCSNQNCKMEFCWACLKSWKLHGYGGYCNEYDEVNGKKSREISKADLQRYLFYCERYTNHMQSLKFEKKLYEKLKKKKEETPENNMSWMDVQFLTTATDVLCSCRQTLIYTYVFAFYLKKNNQSQIFNDNHSDLERATETLSGFLERDITGEDVRDIKLKVLDKYQYCESRRKVLSDFVKEGFEKELWEFID from the coding sequence ATGGATTCTGATGGCGAAATTTGTTACGACGAATTTAACGAACAGCTAGATTTCGGATATGAATTCTATGGAAACGTAATTGAAAAACCCGAAGCTGCCGAGTATCCGTATGAAGTTCTTTCAACCGAAGAAATCGTTGAACACATGGTAGATACCATAAAAAAGGTAAACACAGTGGTACGACTTCCAGCCACGACGACTCGAATCTTGCTAAATCACTTTAAGTGGGACACAGAGACATTAGTAGAAAAATTTTACGACGAAGATCAGGAAAAATTGTTTGCAGAAGCGCGTGTTGTGAGTCCCTTTAAAAAACAACCTGTAATTAATATAACTTGTTCTCTCCAAAATTTGACGACGAAGAGTAATTcagatgaagaagaagaatgcGGAGTTTGTTTTATGACTTTACCGACAGATGAGATGAGCGGATTGGAATGTGGTCACAGATTTTGCACTAACTGTTGGcgtgaatattttcaaactaaAATCATGGGAGAGGGACAAGGTCAAAAGATACCTTGCGCTGCTCATGACTGTGAaattttagtagacgatgccACTATTATGCGCCTAGTGGAAGATCCCAAAGTTAAATTAAAGTATCAGCATCTCATCACCAACAGTTTCGTCGTATGTAACCGGCTACTCAAATGGTGTCGAACTGCGGACTGCAACCACGCTATCAAAGTTCAGTACGTGGAGTCCAAACCGGTCACCTGCAAGTGCAATAATACCTTCTGCTTTAGTTGTGGCGAAGACTGGCACGACCCGATAACTTGCGATCTCCTGCGCAAGTGGATAAAAAAATGCAACGACGACTCGGAGACATCTAACTGGTTCGCGGCTAACACAAAAGAGTGCATAAACTGTAAAACAAAGATCGAAAAAAATGGTGGCTGCAATCGCATCGTTTGCTCGAACCAGAACTGCAAAATGGAATTCTGTTGGGCCTGTCTTAAATCTTGGAAATTGCATGGCTATGGCGGGTATTGCAACGAATACGACGAGGTAAACGGAAAAAAGTCTCGAGAGATATCCAAGGCAGATCTTCAGAGGTATCTGTTCTACTGTGAAAGATACACGAACCATATGCAGTCGCTCAAGTTCGAAAAGAAActgtatgaaaaattaaaaaaaaagaaggaggagaCGCCGGAAAACAATATGTCTTGGATGGATGTTCAGTTTTTAACGACAGCTACAGATGTTTTATGCTCATGCAGACAGACACTGATATATACCTATGTATTTGCTTTTTatctaaagaaaaataatcagtCTCAGATTTTTAACGATAACCATAGCGATTTGGAGAGAGCAACAGAAACTCTTTCGGGGTTCCTTGAAAGAGATATTACTGGCGAAGATGTGAGAGATATTAAGCTAAAGGTTCTGGACAAGTACCAATATTGCGAAAGCCGAAGAAAAGTACTTTCAGATTTCGTGAAAGAAGGTTTTGAAAAAGAATTGTGGGAATTTATAGACTAG